DNA from Magnetospirillum sp.:
CAGCGGCGTCCCGCGCGAGACGTCCATGCGCGCGGGTCGGCCAAGAATTGCCTCTATATCCCGCGGAGGGAGACCATGGCCCGGTCTTATGCTTCGAACATTGGCAAGCGTAAACGGCTCGCCGGCAGTAACGTCCTCGACGACGTACAGCGAGCGGCGGTAAGCAACGCTCGAACGCTCGCTCGACTTCAGACCATAGTCGATCCGGCCGAGCGCGTGCCAAGCGGTGCGCACTTCGCGGCAAAGTGTTGCCAGTTCCGTCGGCTCGAGGGAAAACGCGGCGTCCGGTCCGCCGTCGCTTCGCTTGAGCGTCAAATGCTTCTCAACGATTGCCGCGCCCAGCGCCACCGAGGCGACGGCTGCGCCAATGCCGAGGGTGTGGTCGGATAGCCCGACAGTTACTTCGAAGCGGCTTGCAAGATCGGCGATCGTGCGCAGATTCATGTTCTCAGCGGGCGCTGGATAGCCGCTTACGCAGTGCAAAAGCGCTATTTCGCGTGCGCCGGCGTCGCGCGCGGCGGCGACCGCTTCGCCGATCTCGGTTTCGTCGGCCATGCCGGTCGAGATTACGAGAGGCTTTCCGGTTGCCGCACAACGGCGCACCAATGGCAGATCCACCATTTCGAACGACGCGATCTTGTAGGCTGGCGCTTGAAGGTTTTCGAGCAAATCGACAGCCGTTGCGTCGAACGGCGAACTGAATACGGTAATGCCGATCCGTCGCCCGTGCTCGAAAAGGGGCTGCATCCAAGCCCAAGGGGTATGCGCTTCGTCGTACAGTTCGTAGAGGCGCCGACCTTTCCAAAGACCGTCTTCGATGACGAAGCCCGGCGCGTCAATGTCGAGCGTGATGGTGTCGGCTGTGTAGGTTTGAAGCTTGACGGCGTCCGCGCCCGCTGTTTTGGCCGCATCCATCAATGCGAACGCGCGATCCAGGCTCGCATTGTGATTTCCCGATATCTCCGCAATTACATAGGGCGGCGCATCGCTTGCGATGCGCCGCCCGTCAATGTCGATTGACTTCATGCGATCATCCATTTCGATGGAGATAGACGGTGAACTCGTACGGAATGACGCCGGGTTTGAGGCGGTAGTCGTGCCGCAGCGTCACCAAAGGCGTGATCTCGCGCTTGCAGTGCGCGAAAATCCGTTCTGGCTCGGCATAGTACAGGCCCGTGTCGTTATAATCGACGTAGCTCGACAAAAGATTGAATGCAACTCCGCGATCGCATGCGCCATAAAGCGTCGCAAGAACTTCCGTTACGAATCCCCAATTGTCGGCAATCAAGTTATTGAAAGTTCCGTTCACGAAAGCATAATCGAACCGTCCTTCGATGCCGACCTCGAGAATGTCCCGCCGCTCGAACACGGCGTCCGGAAACTTTGTGCGCGCCGCCTCGATATGGGGCAGTGAAAGGTCGTAGCCGGTGAAACGGCCGCAGAAATCGAAGTCGCGGCGCAGAACGTGCAGCAAATGCCCCGCGCCGCAGCCGAAATCGAGAATGCGCGCCTGCGCAACGTCGGGCGCAATCTCGCAAAGCCGACCCATGCGTCGCTCTTGCGTTTCGCGATCCCGCTGCTGCGTGGCCGCCGGCGTATCGCCGTGCTTGCGGAAAAGCTCGCTGTAATGGCGCTCAAGCGCCCTCATATCCGATTTGCGGTCGTTCATTGGGCGAGACAATGTCCGGTCAGGAGACGTTGCGCGGTTCTCTGGGTTCCCTTGCCGTCCACGGCGGCGGCGGCCGCTTGAGACATCCTCGCAAGAAGAGCTGGGTTGCGGGCAAAAGACAGCAGGCGATCGGCCAAGGATTGGACGGACTCGATGGTCACGGCCGCGGAGCGCTGGGCCATATTGCCGGCAAGAGGGAACTGGTGCTTGCTTGTCGTCAGCTGAATCATCGGAACGCCAAGCGTGCACATCTCCAAGGTCGTGACCCCCGGCGCGAGAATTGCCAAATCGGCATCGGCGAAAACGGAGGCAGGATCTGCAAGTGCCGTGCGAACCTCGATCGACCGTCCGATGGCGTTGCTTCGCAGCATGTCCGCGACGCGCTCGTTGCCGGCAATCACAGTGAGCCGTGCATCGATCCCGCTGAGTACGAAGGCCTCAAGCACGCGTGTCGCGCCCTCGATATTGGCCGAAAGTCCGAATGTCGCGACCACGTTTCCGAGTTTGGGGACTTCGCGGCGCGCGAGGCTTTGCGCCCGCAGCTCGAGGAATTCGGCGTTGACGAGCGCGTATTCAAGACCAATCAGCAGCTTCGCGTCTTTGGGAACGAGGCCGACATAGTGGCTGTCCTGGCGATACGGCATCGCGTCGAGAAGAATGTCGCAATCGTGGGACCTGTCGGCAAGGTCGTCGACGGCCAACACGCGGGATCCTGCGCGCCGGATGCGCGACTCTTGATCCGCGCCGATCGCATAATCGTCGATGACGACCCATTCGTACCCCGCCGCCGCGACCGCATCGGCCATTTCGGCAAAATCCGGCACGATCGCGATCGATATCAGCGGCGTATTGCGAATGCGATCCGCAAGGATCGCGGCGGCGTCCGCGCCGACAATGAAATCGACTTCCACGCCGGTTCGCGCGACCGTCTTTGCCAAAGCCGCCATGCGCGTTGCGTGGCCGCCGCCGACCTTGTTGCCGCCGGCAGCCCAGATTGCAATCTTGCGCATTCCGCTTCGATCTCAGACTTCCAAAGCAGCGCCGACTGCCGCGCGTTGTCCCCATGTCATCGGCGTGCGCAGGCCCGATTTTATCGCTTCGCCTGTCGCAGGGCCGCCGATCTGGAACAGCGCATCCAGAATCGAGAGATTCGGCACGAAATCGGGCGCTTGGCGTTGAGGGTAGCTTTGGGCTTCGAAGGAAAAAAATGCAGTTCGTATGTTCGGAAGCGGGAATATGCCGTCAGTGCGCATGTAATCGAACGAGCCGCCTGCCGAGATGTAGCTCTTTGCGCCGATGCGTTCCAAAATCGCGGAAATCTTCGAAGATCTTTGTCCTTCGGCAGCGAGTTCGGCGCTGCGTTTCCATGTCGGCGCAAATCCTGCCAATCGCGCGAAACCAACGATCAGGTCGATGTTTAGGTCCGCCAGCGACTTGCCTTTGTTGCGTTCGAGCCGTTCGACGAACAAGGAGAAGACCGAATCGAAATGCGGCATCCGGCCATAGATGTGCTGCAGTCGTCGCATCATCTTTCGCTGCTGGTTTGCGTCGAGCGACACGCCCGCCGCGTCGATCCGAGTCTGCTGCCCCGTATCCGCAACGGGGATCGTGATCCAATCGACCGAGGCACCTTCGCCGAAGATGCGATTTCGATGGTGGAAGCTGCGGCGCACAAACTGAACGTCGTCGAGAAAAACGAAGATGTCGCTCATTTCGATCATGCCGAAATAGCCCTGCCAAGGCAGGAACGTGGGTTGCATGATGGCCGCGATGGGGCGCGGCAAATTTCGGATGTCGAAACTCATCGCTCGAGCACGAAATTCACGCGCGTGAGAGATTCGATCGGCTGCGCTCCATTGCGCGCCACGCGCAGGCGGAAATGACGCAACACGCGCAGCCCCCGCGAGGCGGCGAGCGCGGCGAACCTGTCGGGCGGGCACACAAACACTTCTTTGGGCTGAATGACGAAAGGTTCGCTCGACACCGCCGCGCGGGCAACGCGCAACGCGGCGCGCAAAGCCGCATGCGGCCCCTCGCGGCGCAGGACGAAACGCAGCCAACCGGCGATCGAATCGCCATAGGTGCGCCCATAGAAGGCATTTTCGTCGCGATCGGGAACTGAGCCGATCCAAACAAGACCGCCGGGACGCGTCACGCGCGCCACCTCGCCGATCGCGGCGAGAACGGCATCTTCGTTCGGCAGAATGGTTACGACGCCGTGGATGACGACGCGGTCGAAGCTTGCATCGGCAAACGGCAACGCATCGGCCATGGCACGCTTGAACACAATGGGTCGATCGGCATGATGCCTTTCGAGGCTTTCGATTTCCTCAGCGGAGGGCGCGGTTCCGACGACAGACTTGTTCGATGCCGCCGCCGCCGCCGCCAGACTGCCGTCGCCGCACCCGACATCCAGAAAGTCCCAATTGCCCGGCGCAAGCAGCCCCATCTGCGTTGCGATCTCGTCCGTCACGAGCGCAGTCGTCGCCTTGTCGGCGCCGCGTCCATTCAACTCGTGAATGTCGAGCGACGACGCACGCAGCCGATATACCTCGACGTGGGTGCGCGCTTTCACGATCGGCACGGACTATCTCCTCGCCTGGACGCGCGCGCGCATTTCCCAAACCGCTTGCGCGAACGCGAGATCTTCGGTGTCGTCTATATCGACCGCCTCGTGCCAGCCGATGTCGAAATAGACGTGGCCGGGGCCGAAGAACGTTCCGGCGGCTTCCAACGCTTCCCACGTCGCGACCCACACCGCACCGCTGGGGCAAAAGAGCGGCGGAAGATCTTGGGAGCGCGTATCGCCGACTTGAGGGAACAACGCGGTCGGACGTCCGTCTGGCCCGAGCGTTGCGGCCCACCAAGGGTTCATCCATCCGTAGCGGAACGCGCTTATCAAGAATTGGACATCTTGCCGGGCCAAGCGCGCAAAACCCGCCTTGATCGACTCGGCGCCGCGCAGCGGGCAATTCGCCATGAGTTGAACGACGACCTCGTAGCGTTCGCCGTAATGAAGCATTGCAGTTTGCACGGCAAGGATCGTCGCGGCACTGACTGGCGCATGGTCGTCGGCATGGTCTTCGCGCAAAAACGGCGCCTCCGCCCCTGCCGCGCAAGCTGCGGCGGCGATTCCGGGATCGTCGGTGCTTACGAGTATCCTGTCGAAGAAACCCGTCGCTTGCGCCGCCTCGATGCTGTGAACCAGCATCGGCTTGCCCGCAAACGGCATCTCGTTTTTCCGCAGCAGCCGCTTCGAGCCGCCGCGCGCAGGAATGACCGCAATGGCGCGTCTATTCACCATGCCGTCCAACCTCCGTCGGCCACGAGGTTGGCGCCAGTCATGCTCGACGATGCGGGATCGAGCAAAAACAGAACCGGTGCTGCGACTTCGTCCTTGCGTAGCATGCGGCCGGCGGGGCAAAGCGCGGCGTATCGCTGCTCGAACGCCAGATCCGACCGCCCGGCAACGCCGCCGAAAGACACGGCATTGACGCGAATTCGCGGCGCCAATCGTACCGAGAGCTCGCGCGTCATCTGCACCATGCCCGCCTTCGCGATGCCGTATGCGATGGAGGAGCGCGACAGGTCGAGCTGATACAGCGCCGGAGTTGGTGCAACTAGGCCATACATGGAAGCGATGTTCACGATCGATTCGAGCCGGGCGCCCGGCGAATTTGCGATCGAGATCGAAAGCTCGTAAGGGAGCACTGTGCCAAGGACGAGTTCGCCGATGAAATTCTCTCGAGAGACTGTACCATCGGGCTCCGTCGCGAGAAACCGCCGGTCCCTCGCCGCATTCACCAGCCCGGTCGGCAAGAGTGCACGGTCCGCAAGCCATTTCGACAGATCGGCAGCAGCGCGGCCGGTCGTTAGATCCGCCGCGTAGCCGTGAAGCCGATCGCTCGCCCGAGGCTGTTCGGCCGCAAGCGCTTCGACGCTTTCTCGAGACGCGCCTGTTGCGACGACCGTGTCGCCGCGTGCGAGCAACGCACCGACGATCGCGCGGCCGATGGCTCCGGTTCCGCCGGTTACAAGGATGCATGCTTCGTTCATTGGAACCGGTATGGCCGCACTGTCGGCTCCTTGCGGAGCCAGGCGTAGATGTCGCGCACCAACAACCTTTGCGTGGCGTCGAAAAACCTGCGCATCGAAAACGAAAACACGCGGCCCCGCGCATATTGCCGCTCGCGAAGGCTCGGGTCTTCGGCGAAGTTCGCGAATATCTTCACGTTTCCGTCGCGCTCGATGTCGGCGTCGCGATAAGTCACGAAATGATAAAACGGTTCGACCTGCGGGATGCCGGTACGCCGAACGGGATGCATAAACTCTTTTGTGTATCGGTACGGCACGCCGACCGCCAATTCGACATGATGGATGACGCTGAACGACAAGCGGGGATGCACACCCACGTGGAGGCTAAGCGCGTCCGCATCGACCAGCCGAGACCAAACGGAGCCAGCGCCGAAGCTGTGGCGCGACACGTCCGAGACAAGGGAGGCCGCGACACCACCCATCGATGCGACCGACCAGAACGGGTGGAAGCTCCGGAGCGCCCCCGGTTGCCTGCGCACGAATTCGGAGAATACACCCATACCCTGGCTCGGCGTGTTGGCCGGATCAAACGCAATATCGGTATTGCAAAGATTGAGCGAAGCCGTCGGCACGACGATCGCGCCGCTGCTTCCGACAAGGTCGCACAAGACCTCCAGGTGGGCCGACATCATTTTCTCGGGCGCTTCGACGGCATTCTCGCGCATGCGCCCGAAATCGGAAGCGACATAGACGATTCGGCCGCGTTCGACCCCGAGATGTCGATAGTGGGTGCAAAGCTCTTCGACGCCGCTCATGCGCGATGCGCGTCGACGGCGACGACTTTGTGCAGCATGAACATCATGTTTCCAAGCGCCTGCCCTTCGGAGAGCGCCTGCAGTTGGGCGACATTTCCGGCCGCATTGGCGCGCAAAGCCAGCCGAATTCCGCCTGCGTCATCGCGACGCAGCGGGCGCGCCAATTGAAGTTTTCCGAGAAGCCACTTGCTTCCCTTCGGCGGCAGGCGCGTGTTGAGGAGAGCCACGCCGAGTGCCGTCAGGACTTCGATCGGCTCTGCACCGACATCGCGCTGCGATGCGATCGCATCGCCGTCGATCGTTGCGGCTGCGCAGATTCGGGTCTCGTTGTAAGGCTTGCGTGCAGATACGCAAGGCGGCTCCGACAGAACGGCTCCCGCAACGCGCAACTGCTCGACACCGATCGAGAACTCTGCGACCGGCTCACCCTCGCTCGGATCGCTCTTGCGATAAAGTATTCGCGGCGTCCCCGCGCACAGGGCCCGAAAGGCGATAGTGAGAGGCCCTTGGCAGGGCGCACCGAACAGCGCTTGGGCGCCGGCGAGGATTTCGGCGTAAAGATCGGTCGAATGGACGTAGCTGCGCGCGCCTCGCAGCGCCACGATCGGTCGATAGACGAGTTGCGCGGGTTCGGTCACGGCTACGCGCTCAATCCGCCATCGACGACGATCGTTTGGCCCGAAATGAATCCGGCGGCATCGGAAAGCAGAAACATCACAGGGCCAACCACATCGCTCACGGCGCCAGGGCGGCCGACCGGCGTGCGTCGCACGATCTGCTTGAGGTGCTTGGGATTCATGTTTCGCGTCAACTCGGTTTCCATATAGCCCGGCGCGACGGAATTCACGGTGATCTGTCGTCCGCCAAGCTCGCGGGCCAGCGCACGTGTCGCGGCGTCGATCCCGCCCTTCGTTGCCGAGTAGGCGACCGTTCCTTTGTAGCCGGAAACCGAGACGATAGAGCTGATATTCACGATGCGTCCGAAATTCCGGATCATCATCCCGCGCGCGACGCGGCGGGTAAGCGACAGCATGCCGCGAAGATTCACGCGCAACAGATTGTCGATCTCGTCCATCGATTGCTGGGCCAGAAGACGTTCATGGACTACGCCGGCATTGTTCACGAGCCCGGTAATCGGCCCGAGCGACGCTTCCGCCGATTTGACGAAAGAGTCGACCGCCGCATCGTCGGTGACATCGAAATTTCCGCAGAAGAGAGATCCGGGATGCTGGATCGCCAAACTCTGTATCATGGGGCTCGCCTGCCGACTGAAAGTCGCGACACTGTAGCCTGCCGCAAGTCCGGCTTCGACCAATCCCAGTCCGAGGCCGCGGCTCCCGCCGCTCACCAAGATTACCTGCTTGCGATCGCTCATTGCCCATCCTTCGGATTTTCTTTGCCGCTCGGCACGTTCGTGCGTTGCTTCTTGGCTCGCACCGTGGCCAGCGCTTCCATCGCCAGAAATTCGAAGCGCATCGGCACCTTGAATTTTGCAATTCGCTCCAAACAGAAGCGCCGCAACCGCGTGCTTGCCGCTCGTTCGTCTTCGGGCGCAACAAGGCTGATGCGTGCGCCGACGGCGTGCCCGAGCAGCGGGTGCGGGATGCCGACGACCGTGGCGTCGGCGACGTTGGGAGCCTGCATCAGCACTTCCTCGACCTCCGAGGGATGCACCTTGTTGCCGCCGACATTCACGATTTCGCTCGTGCGACCGAGAAAACGGAACAGCCCGTCTTTCTCCTCGACCAAATCGTTGGTGCACATCCAACCTTCCGCATCCAACGGCGAGTCGGCGTTGAGGTAGCCGACCATGCTCGATGCCGAACGGACATAGAGGACTCCGTCGTGAACCTTGGTCTCGAAACCGTGGCCGCCGATGCGCAACCAAAGGCTGCTAGGATCGGGGGACTTCGAATGCAAGACGCCGAGTTCGGATAGGCCGTAGGTCTGCTTGAGCTCGACCTTCGGAAAAGTCTCGCGCAGCAGGGCCAGCGTCGATGGCGGCATCGGCTCGGCGCCGAAGCTGATGACCTTCAGCGACGAGAGGTCGCGCGTACGCCACGCGTCGGACGCAAGGATCATGCGCAGGAAGGTCGGCGTAGTGGGCAGCAGATCGGCACGCGCGGACTCGATCGCCGCGCAGACGAACTCAGGTTTTCGCTGCGGCAAACAGATCGCCGTACCGCCGTAAGACAGGCATGCGAAGAGCGTATTGAGGCCGCCAAAATGGTCGAACATCAGGCACATCAGCATGCGATGCCCGGGACGCGGTCGCTCGAATTTGCCAAGGACGCGATTTGCGTCGTGCAAGATCGCTTTGGGTTTACCGGACGACCCAGACGTAAAGACAACAAGCCCCGGTGCACCGCTCCGGGAGAAGTCCGCAAGCAGAGGCAGGCGCGGCGACGGCTCGAACAGTTCGATCGCAACATTGTCGTCCGCATCGAACGAGAAAAGACACGAGATCGACGCCGTCGTCGTGATTGCCGCCATTTCTCGCGCCGCATCCGGCGATACCGGCACTGCAACTGCACCAAGCCGAAGGAGCGCGAGAAGGAGCGCTATGGTGGAGGGGGAAAAATCGCCGACGATGCCGCAACTCGCTCCGGACTGAAGCCCCATGGCGCGCAAGCGCGCCTCCCAAGATGAGACGCTTGCAAGCAGCTCTCGATACGAGATCGTGCGGCCGCGCCAGACAACGGCGTCAGCTTCATCGGCTTGGGCCAGCCGCTCGAACAAGCGTGCGACATGCGTGTGAACTTCGCTCATCGAATCACGCACTGGCAGATGCCCGTGACGTGGGTTGTGCCGGCAACGGCGACCTCGAGCGACATCTTGATGGAGCTCAACGGGCGAAGGATCCGTTCGATGCGCGCGCGATAGACCAGCATGGCAGGCACAAAAACTGGGCGACGAAAGCGGAACTCGATGGATTGCAGCACCGCGCGCTCGCCCGGCAGATACATGCCGATCAGACGCGAGAACCTCGTGGTAACGGCCAGTCCTTGCAGGATCGGTTCTTCGAAGCCCATTGCGCGCGCGGCCTTTGTCTGGCGATGGACCATCGCCGCGTCGCCGGCCAGAGCATCGAAGCGGCGCCACATGTCCGCATCGAAATTCACCGCCTGCTCGACGGCGTCGCCGATTTGAACATCGTCGAGCCCGAGCAATCGAGAAGGCGTCGCGTCGTCGACGATAGAAACTTGATCCGCAGCCATTTTCGACGCCACTAGGCTCGCTTTTCGGCCACGAAACGGCAGATATCCGCGAAAGAACGGACCTTGTTTAGTTCGTCCTCACCGAAATTGAAGCCGAAACGGTCTTCGAGCGCCATCAACACGCTCGAGAAGTCCAGCGAGTCCATGCCAAGTTCATAAAGCGACCGTCCCGCGTCGGCAGCGTCGATTTTCCAGCCCGGAACAACTTCCGCGATGATCTCCGCGATTTCTTGATGGTTTTGGTTCATATCGGTTCCTTTCGTTGCGAGTGGCCCGTCCCTGTAGAGGACGGGACAGAATCAAGAAGCCCTGCTGCAACCAAATCAGCAGCGGTCTTTGCGCAATCGATCGCGCTGCGGCCGATCCTTTCGGCCAGCGCGATGAGGTCGCGCGATCCGTCGGCGAATGCGAGCAGATCGGCAAGCGTCGAGACGGAAAAGCTGGAGCTGCGCGTGCCTGTTCCTGGATAGAGGCCTCGACGACCGAGCTGAGGCTCGCATGGTTGCGTTGCAATATAGGTTTCGTTTGCCTCGAGGACTTCGATCATTTCGCGGTAGACGCTGAAGGACTCCGCGAGCCCTGCCGCCGTCACCAGCGAAAGGTCGTCGAGCGAGGTGTGGTACTCGGGATAGGTTCCGTATTTCGAACGCATCACCGAGCAGACTGGCAGGTCGACGTGCGGGCTGCAGTACTGTCGCTCGTCGCTGCCGCGTTCGAGGAAATCGTAGGTCTTGAAATCGACGCCGCGGGCGACAAGAACATGCTTTGCAACACGATCGGCAAGCGTGTCGGCACGTGGGGATTGGAGCAGCGACCACGCGCGCTGATCGCCAACGCAAGTCAGCACGAAGCCCGCATCGACGCTCGATCGCAGTTGCTCGAGATGTTTGCTGAGATAGACGATGGCGCCGATTGTTTCCGGACCAAACAAAAGCCGGTAGGTAAAGCGGCGATCTTGCCGTGCCGAAAGCCAACGCCCCAAAGCCGCAAGAACGACAGGCCCCGACAATTCGTTGTTTGCCATTCCCGGATGGCAAACATAGCTCGCAAGCATGATTTCGCGCGTCTCGCGCCCTGGAAGCACGATGTCGGCGTAGCTCAACGATCCCTTGCTGTGCACGCTGTCGATGACGACGTGAAAAGGGCCTTCTCCAAGCGCATCGCGCTGGCGTTGGGCAAGACAGAAGCCCCAACCCAATTCGTAATATTTCGTGATATACGGAATCGCATCCGGCATGTCCGGAATGCAATGGAGATGCGGCTCAAGTTCGGCCCTTGTCATGACCGCATCGACGGACTTCGAATAGCCGACAACATGGAGAATGTTGCGATTCACATCGACGATACGGTTGCCCTCGCCGTCGGCAATGAAAGCATCGCGCAGTACCCACTCGTCGGGCACGGTCCAATCGAATGCCGACGTGCCGCTCGGCACCTCGTGCATGGTCAATCCGGGAACGATACGGGCAAGATAGCGCAGCGTGTCGCGCACGCCCTCGCCGGTCAGGCTGCGTCGAACCGGGAACAACTCGCGCGCCCAACCGTACATTTCGCGGCCGATCGCAACGTCGGAGGAAACGGTGCCGTCAACCAATGCCGCACTCGACACTGAGGGCCGCGATCACCCGATCGACATCGCCGTCGGTCATTGCAGGGAACAACGGGATGGACAGGCAACGCGCGTAGTAGGCATCGGCACCCGGCAGAGGCTGCACGCCGTAGCGGCGGCGATAGTAGGGCTGCCGATGAACGGGCAGATAATGCACCTGCGAGCCGATGCCCTGAGCTCGAAGCGACTCCATCACGCTGCCGCGGGTGCGGCCGAGGCCCGCAAAATCGATCAACACAACATACAAATGCCAGCCATGAGACTCGGGTCTTCGAGCTGCGGGCTGCAGCGCAAGATCTGAACCCGCAAAAGCGGCATCGTAGCGTTTGGCGATCATGCTGCGTCGTTCGATCAAAAGATCGAGCTTGGCAAGCTGCGATACCCCAAGCGCGCATTGAACGTCGGGCAACCTGTAGTTCCAGCCGATCTCCTGCATCTCGTACGACCACGGATTCGGTCGGTCGCCGTCAAATGAGAGCGCGCGGTCTTCGAAATCGGCGGGCGTACGCACCATGCCGTGGCTGCGCAGGCGGCCGATGCGCGCGGCAATTGCCGCGTCGCGCGTTGTAACCGCGCCGCCCTCGACCGTCGTAATCGCTTTGACGGGATGCATCGAGAAGCACGCAAGCCGCGAATAGACTGTCGCGCCGACGTCGGGCACGCCAAGCGCGTGGCACGCGTCCTCGATCAAATCGATACCATGGAGCGTCGCCAATTCATGGAGTGCGGGCATCTGGCAAAGCTGGCCGTTAAGATGGACCGGGATCGCCGCGCGCAAATTCAGATTCCGACGCGATGCGGACTCTATGGCCGCCGCCAGCGTCGCGGGCGTCATCAAGCCGCTGTCCGAATCGACGTCGGCAAAGACAACCTCGGCACCCGCCATGCGCACAACGTTTGCGGTTGCCAGAAACGTGATCGTCGGCACGATCACCGCATCGCCCGGCGCCAAATCGAGCGCGAGCACGGCAAGGTGGAGCGCCGCTGTGCCCGAATTGCAAGCGACCGAATGCCCGGCGCCTGTCGCAAGCGAAAAAGCCCTCTCGAAAACCTCGACCATCGGGCCGGTTGTCAGATAGTCGCTGCGCAACGCCGCCGTGACCGCCGCAATGTCCGTGTCGTCGATCGATTGCCGCGCATAGGGCAAGAAAGGAACTGTCATGCCGGAAATTCCTTGAGCAGCTCCTCAATGCTCGCGTCGTCCAGCCACTCTGAATTGACGTCGGATACGTACCGGAACCCCTCGGCCACCAATCGCCCTTCGTCGCCGATTCTGCGCGGATGGCGAAAGCGCGTAAGCGGCGGGCAAATCACATAGCGATCGTCAAGCTCGACTGTCAATCGTGAATCGTCTTCGGTAATCATGATCTCGTGCAGCTTTTCGCCCGGCCGAATGCCCGTTACCGTATGGGGCAGCGAGGGTGCAATGTGCCGCGCAAGATCGGTTATTCGCACGCTCGGAATCTTGGGCACGAAAATCTCGCCGCCCGCCATCAGCGAAAAGCTGGACAGCACAAACGATACGCCCTGCTGGATCGTGATAAAAAACCGGGTCATTCGGGGGTCGGTGATCGGCAGACTCTTGGCGCCCTTCGCAACAAGCGACCGA
Protein-coding regions in this window:
- the pseI gene encoding pseudaminic acid synthase; this encodes MKSIDIDGRRIASDAPPYVIAEISGNHNASLDRAFALMDAAKTAGADAVKLQTYTADTITLDIDAPGFVIEDGLWKGRRLYELYDEAHTPWAWMQPLFEHGRRIGITVFSSPFDATAVDLLENLQAPAYKIASFEMVDLPLVRRCAATGKPLVISTGMADETEIGEAVAAARDAGAREIALLHCVSGYPAPAENMNLRTIADLASRFEVTVGLSDHTLGIGAAVASVALGAAIVEKHLTLKRSDGGPDAAFSLEPTELATLCREVRTAWHALGRIDYGLKSSERSSVAYRRSLYVVEDVTAGEPFTLANVRSIRPGHGLPPRDIEAILGRPARMDVSRGTPLSMDLIDLS
- a CDS encoding class I SAM-dependent methyltransferase, coding for MNDRKSDMRALERHYSELFRKHGDTPAATQQRDRETQERRMGRLCEIAPDVAQARILDFGCGAGHLLHVLRRDFDFCGRFTGYDLSLPHIEAARTKFPDAVFERRDILEVGIEGRFDYAFVNGTFNNLIADNWGFVTEVLATLYGACDRGVAFNLLSSYVDYNDTGLYYAEPERIFAHCKREITPLVTLRHDYRLKPGVIPYEFTVYLHRNG
- the pseG gene encoding UDP-2,4-diacetamido-2,4,6-trideoxy-beta-L-altropyranose hydrolase, producing the protein MRKIAIWAAGGNKVGGGHATRMAALAKTVARTGVEVDFIVGADAAAILADRIRNTPLISIAIVPDFAEMADAVAAAGYEWVVIDDYAIGADQESRIRRAGSRVLAVDDLADRSHDCDILLDAMPYRQDSHYVGLVPKDAKLLIGLEYALVNAEFLELRAQSLARREVPKLGNVVATFGLSANIEGATRVLEAFVLSGIDARLTVIAGNERVADMLRSNAIGRSIEVRTALADPASVFADADLAILAPGVTTLEMCTLGVPMIQLTTSKHQFPLAGNMAQRSAAVTIESVQSLADRLLSFARNPALLARMSQAAAAAVDGKGTQRTAQRLLTGHCLAQ
- a CDS encoding WbqC family protein; translation: MQPTFLPWQGYFGMIEMSDIFVFLDDVQFVRRSFHHRNRIFGEGASVDWITIPVADTGQQTRIDAAGVSLDANQQRKMMRRLQHIYGRMPHFDSVFSLFVERLERNKGKSLADLNIDLIVGFARLAGFAPTWKRSAELAAEGQRSSKISAILERIGAKSYISAGGSFDYMRTDGIFPLPNIRTAFFSFEAQSYPQRQAPDFVPNLSILDALFQIGGPATGEAIKSGLRTPMTWGQRAAVGAALEV
- a CDS encoding class I SAM-dependent methyltransferase, giving the protein MPIVKARTHVEVYRLRASSLDIHELNGRGADKATTALVTDEIATQMGLLAPGNWDFLDVGCGDGSLAAAAAASNKSVVGTAPSAEEIESLERHHADRPIVFKRAMADALPFADASFDRVVIHGVVTILPNEDAVLAAIGEVARVTRPGGLVWIGSVPDRDENAFYGRTYGDSIAGWLRFVLRREGPHAALRAALRVARAAVSSEPFVIQPKEVFVCPPDRFAALAASRGLRVLRHFRLRVARNGAQPIESLTRVNFVLER
- a CDS encoding acylneuraminate cytidylyltransferase family protein, producing MVNRRAIAVIPARGGSKRLLRKNEMPFAGKPMLVHSIEAAQATGFFDRILVSTDDPGIAAAACAAGAEAPFLREDHADDHAPVSAATILAVQTAMLHYGERYEVVVQLMANCPLRGAESIKAGFARLARQDVQFLISAFRYGWMNPWWAATLGPDGRPTALFPQVGDTRSQDLPPLFCPSGAVWVATWEALEAAGTFFGPGHVYFDIGWHEAVDIDDTEDLAFAQAVWEMRARVQARR
- a CDS encoding SDR family oxidoreductase → MNEACILVTGGTGAIGRAIVGALLARGDTVVATGASRESVEALAAEQPRASDRLHGYAADLTTGRAAADLSKWLADRALLPTGLVNAARDRRFLATEPDGTVSRENFIGELVLGTVLPYELSISIANSPGARLESIVNIASMYGLVAPTPALYQLDLSRSSIAYGIAKAGMVQMTRELSVRLAPRIRVNAVSFGGVAGRSDLAFEQRYAALCPAGRMLRKDEVAAPVLFLLDPASSSMTGANLVADGGWTAW
- a CDS encoding AAC(3) family N-acetyltransferase, which translates into the protein MSGVEELCTHYRHLGVERGRIVYVASDFGRMRENAVEAPEKMMSAHLEVLCDLVGSSGAIVVPTASLNLCNTDIAFDPANTPSQGMGVFSEFVRRQPGALRSFHPFWSVASMGGVAASLVSDVSRHSFGAGSVWSRLVDADALSLHVGVHPRLSFSVIHHVELAVGVPYRYTKEFMHPVRRTGIPQVEPFYHFVTYRDADIERDGNVKIFANFAEDPSLRERQYARGRVFSFSMRRFFDATQRLLVRDIYAWLRKEPTVRPYRFQ
- a CDS encoding SDR family oxidoreductase, whose product is MSDRKQVILVSGGSRGLGLGLVEAGLAAGYSVATFSRQASPMIQSLAIQHPGSLFCGNFDVTDDAAVDSFVKSAEASLGPITGLVNNAGVVHERLLAQQSMDEIDNLLRVNLRGMLSLTRRVARGMMIRNFGRIVNISSIVSVSGYKGTVAYSATKGGIDAATRALARELGGRQITVNSVAPGYMETELTRNMNPKHLKQIVRRTPVGRPGAVSDVVGPVMFLLSDAAGFISGQTIVVDGGLSA